The Flavobacterium johnsoniae genomic sequence CAATTTGTAAAGAAAACTTTTTAGAGAATGATCTGTTTTTAATCTCGTGCGCTGTTCCCAAACTTTAATAAAAACGTTCTGAACAATATCTTCTGCGCTGTAAACATTCTTTACCAGACTGTTAGCATAAACGCAAAGTTTATGATGATAAGTATCGATGAGATAGGTGTAAGCGGTTTCGTCTCCATTTTTTAGAGATTCAATTAATGTGGTATTATCGCTGTAATCATCAATCTTCATAGAAACAAATATATTAATTTATAAATTTTATGCCTTAAAAGTGAGCTTATTTTCTTAAAAATGCTCATTTTTTTCATTTTCTATTTGAAATTTATTACAAATAAAAATGAGAATAAAATGCAAATATAATTTATTTACCTTATAAATTCTATAGAATTAATATAGTTTTGTTGAGAGAAAAGACTTGTGAAAAATAAAAAAATCATTAAAATGAAAAAAACTTTATCAAATTGTTAGGGTTTTGTTTTTCGGCTTCGTAATAATATTAAAAATGACCCAAATGACAGCGAAAAAATCAGAGCGATTAATCGTAAAATTTATCACAAATCAGGCTTCTAAAGACGAAATTGAGGAGCTCACAGAGTGGTTAAAGCAAGACGAAAATCAAATTGTGTTTAAGGATTTTGTAAAAACCAATTATGCAATCGATACGGCCTTGAATACTTTTGATTCTACAGAAGTTAGAAAACAGCTTTCTGAGAGAATTCAAAAAGAGAATAATGTGTTTACAAAAAGGAGATTTTCATCTTACTATAAATATGCAGCGATTTTAATTGTCGCTTTAGGCGGATTTTATTTGTATAAAAATTCTGGTGCAGAAGAAGTTAAACAAAATGTTATTATTCCGCGAGTAGACGAAATTGTTTTACAATTAGGTAACGGATCTTCTGAAACAATTGATACTTCTGAAGAAAAAAATGTGACAGATAAAGATGGAAATATTATAGGAAAACAAGAAAAAGATAGATTGGTTTATGCGAAAGCTTTTGCTGAAGGTGAATTGGTTTACAATACTTTGAAAATTCCGTACGGAAAAAAATTCGAAGTTCAATTATCTGACGGAACTGTTGTGCATTTAAATTCGGGAACCTCTTTGAGATATCCAGTACAGTTTGGCAAAAATAAAAGCAGACAGGTTTCTCTAACTGGTGAAGCTTATTTTGAAGTTAGTAAAGATAAAGCGCATCCGTTTAATGTAAATACGCAAGAGGTTAATGTTGAGGTTTTAGGAACTAAGTTCAATGTTGATTCGTATACTAATAATGCAAGTACAGATGTTGTTTTGGTAGAAGGTAAAGTTTCACTTTATAAACAGCAGAAAACAAATCAGGTATTTCTAACACCAGGCTTAAAAGGTTCTAATTTAAAAGGTGAAAATGCAATTAATACAGAACAAGTAAATCCTGATTATTACACGGCTTGGGTAAAAGGAAGTTTAGTTTTTAAAAATGCGTCTTTTGCTGAGATTATCAAAAAGTTGGAACGTCAATATAATGTGACTTTCATTAATAAAAATAAAACTTTAGGAAAAGAGATTTTTAATGCCCGTTTTGATAACGAACCAATTGAAGTAGTTTTGAAATATTTCAGTGATAGTTATAAGATTGATTATCAAATAGAAAGAGATAAAATCACAATAAAGTAAATTCATAATTAACAATTCATAATTAACAATTTTAAAAAACGCCTATGTAACAAAAATCCAAAAATGAAAAGGATCGTTATAAAAAAACCGGAAAATGCGCCAACATTTCCCGGTAGAGTATATGCGGTCAGTTAATTAACCAACCAACATTAAAAAAAACATTTTAAAAGTATGAAAAAACTCTTGAACAAAATCAGGTTTGATAAGCCTTTTTTGAAATTTGATTTGAAAATGAAATTGACCACATTATTTCTCCTAACTGCCTTAAGTGTAATGCATGCCGGAACTAGTTATTCTCAAAAAAATAAGATTTCTTTTAATGTCAATAATATGACTGTTGCAAAAGTTATTGAAAGACTAGAGTATACTACAGATTACAGATTTGTTTATAATGTAAGATCTGTCGATTTGAATAGAGTAATCGACGTAAATGCAAGTGAAACTTCGATTGAAGTAATTCTGAATAAAATTTTTAATAATACCAGTACTGATTTTAAAGTATCTGGAAACCATATTATTTTGATGCCTAAAAAAATCTCTGCTGATAAACCAGAAGAGAAAAAACCAGTTGCAGATTTTATTGTAAAAGGTAGAGTTACAGATGCAAAAGGAATGCCTTTAGTAGGTGCAGCCGTTGCAGATAATGGTTCAGGAAGAGGTGTAAACACTGATTTTAACGGAGAATATCAGATAATTGCAGTAAGCAGCGAAACGACTTTAGCATTTTCTTATTTAGGATATGTAAGACAAGAAATAAAAGTTGATGGCAGAAGTGTTATCAATGTTGTTTTAAAAGAAGACGTACAGGAATTAGAAGGAGTAGTATTAAAAACTGGTTATCAAAATATTACAGCTGAAAAAGTAACGGGGGCTTTCTCTAATTTAAAAGCAAAAGACTTTCAAGAACAGCGTCTAAATAGTTTAGATAAAATTCTAGAAGGACGTGTTGTTGGTTACCAAGATGGTAAAATTCGTGGTACAACTTCTATGAACGGTGTAACAACGCCTTTGTATGTTATCGATGGCTTTCCGGTAGAGAATACAAAATACAACCAATATTTTGCAATCGAAGAAAACCTTCCAAATTTAAACTTAGAAGATATTGAAACAATTACGGTTCTTAAAGATGCTGCAGCCGCTTCTATTTATGGAGCGCGCGCTGCCAATGGAGTTGTAGTAATTACAACTAAAAAAGCAAAAGCAGGAAGAACCAATATTAGTTATACGAGTAATATTACCGTAACACCGTACAGAAATTATACTGATAATTTAACTAATTCGGCAGATATAATTGATTTAGAGAGAGGCTGGGCAGCTTCAAATCCTAATCTTCAAGGTGCAAATGCAAGTACTTATGCGCAATCTTTGTTGAACAATGCCGCTTTTACAAGTTTGGGTATGCAGACTATTTTAAAAGGATATTCGGGAGCGATTTCTCAGACAGATGCTAATAATCAGCTAAATCGTTTGTCATCTCTAGGCTACAAATATTTTGATGATGTAGCAAAATATGCTAAACGTGATCAGTTTTATACGCAACACAATATCAGTTTAGGAAAAGGATCTGAATCAAATAGTTTTAATGCATCTTTAACTTACAAGAATAATAAGCTGGAAGATATTAATTCTGAAAATGAAAGCATTGGACTTAACTTAAAGAATTCAACTCAAGTAAATCACTGGCTTTCTGTAGATTTAGGAAGTTATACCAACTTTGGTAAAAGCGATTTACAAGATTATTATGCTTACAATCCTAATAACCTAGCAACTGCAGGATTTAAATATCAACCATACAATCAATTGGTTAATGATGATGGTACTTATTTTACCTCTACAGCAGCTATGCGATACAATAATTTTACGCTTCAGTCATTACAGAATTATGGTTTGTATAATATGGATATTACGCCAATGGAGGAGCTAGGCAGAAATGTAAGCGAGACTAAAAGTTTCTTAAACCGTACGTTTGCAAAATTTAATGTAAAGTTCAGTAATGCGTTTACTTACAATGCCATGTTCCAGTATGAATATGGTGTAGACCGTACAAATTATTTAAGAGAAAAAGAATCATTTAGCGTTAGAAGTCAGGTTAACGGAATGGTAACTATTGCCAACAATGCAGCAGTTTACAACTTACCTTACGGTGATATTTTAAAAGAAACCAATCAATTTACGAATGCTTATAATTTCCGTCAGCAATTAAATTTTGCTCAGATATTTAATGATAAGCACGATGTTTCTGCTATTGCTGGTATGGAAATACGCCATAATAAAGCAGAGTACAGAGATGACACACGCTATGGCTGGGATGAACAGACTTTATCTTTTACACCAATAAACCAAGCTAGTTTATTGGGAGTTTACGGCAGTGTTTTTAATGGCTATATGTCTTCTAATAATTTTTCTGCCGAAAGGGAATTACAAAATCGTTATGTTTCTGTTTATAGTACAGCAGGTTATACTTACGACAAAAAATATACTTTAAGCGGAAGTTTGCGTTGGGACCGCTCTAATCTTTGGGGAACCAATAATAAGTACCAAAATAAACCAACTTGGTCTGCAGGAGCGGGATGGAATATTGATAAGGAATCTTTTTTTGCTGTAAATTGGGTCGATGCACTTAAACTTCGAGCTTCTTATGGTATTGGAGGAAATATTGCAAAAGATTCAGCTCCTTATTTAACAGCTTATTACTCAAATAATGGTAACGTAGGAGGTATTCAAGGAAGCGTTAATTCTAGACCAAATCCTGAATTATCTTGGGAGAAAACGACAA encodes the following:
- a CDS encoding FecR family protein, with protein sequence MTAKKSERLIVKFITNQASKDEIEELTEWLKQDENQIVFKDFVKTNYAIDTALNTFDSTEVRKQLSERIQKENNVFTKRRFSSYYKYAAILIVALGGFYLYKNSGAEEVKQNVIIPRVDEIVLQLGNGSSETIDTSEEKNVTDKDGNIIGKQEKDRLVYAKAFAEGELVYNTLKIPYGKKFEVQLSDGTVVHLNSGTSLRYPVQFGKNKSRQVSLTGEAYFEVSKDKAHPFNVNTQEVNVEVLGTKFNVDSYTNNASTDVVLVEGKVSLYKQQKTNQVFLTPGLKGSNLKGENAINTEQVNPDYYTAWVKGSLVFKNASFAEIIKKLERQYNVTFINKNKTLGKEIFNARFDNEPIEVVLKYFSDSYKIDYQIERDKITIK
- a CDS encoding SusC/RagA family TonB-linked outer membrane protein, which gives rise to MKLTTLFLLTALSVMHAGTSYSQKNKISFNVNNMTVAKVIERLEYTTDYRFVYNVRSVDLNRVIDVNASETSIEVILNKIFNNTSTDFKVSGNHIILMPKKISADKPEEKKPVADFIVKGRVTDAKGMPLVGAAVADNGSGRGVNTDFNGEYQIIAVSSETTLAFSYLGYVRQEIKVDGRSVINVVLKEDVQELEGVVLKTGYQNITAEKVTGAFSNLKAKDFQEQRLNSLDKILEGRVVGYQDGKIRGTTSMNGVTTPLYVIDGFPVENTKYNQYFAIEENLPNLNLEDIETITVLKDAAAASIYGARAANGVVVITTKKAKAGRTNISYTSNITVTPYRNYTDNLTNSADIIDLERGWAASNPNLQGANASTYAQSLLNNAAFTSLGMQTILKGYSGAISQTDANNQLNRLSSLGYKYFDDVAKYAKRDQFYTQHNISLGKGSESNSFNASLTYKNNKLEDINSENESIGLNLKNSTQVNHWLSVDLGSYTNFGKSDLQDYYAYNPNNLATAGFKYQPYNQLVNDDGTYFTSTAAMRYNNFTLQSLQNYGLYNMDITPMEELGRNVSETKSFLNRTFAKFNVKFSNAFTYNAMFQYEYGVDRTNYLREKESFSVRSQVNGMVTIANNAAVYNLPYGDILKETNQFTNAYNFRQQLNFAQIFNDKHDVSAIAGMEIRHNKAEYRDDTRYGWDEQTLSFTPINQASLLGVYGSVFNGYMSSNNFSAERELQNRYVSVYSTAGYTYDKKYTLSGSLRWDRSNLWGTNNKYQNKPTWSAGAGWNIDKESFFAVNWVDALKLRASYGIGGNIAKDSAPYLTAYYSNNGNVGGIQGSVNSRPNPELSWEKTTTKNIGLDFSLFKSRLSGTFDFYNKKGEDLLASSTGIPTEGWGYSTYRLNNGEMTNRGYEVSLRGTIVKTPSFSWDASVLYANNKNKVDYVNVKAPVYYLQLDYPSAYPRVGNNYNTIYGYKWAGLSDKGLPQVYDASGTAIIYNPADLEAIHDYGSTVPNHSGSFHTSVAYKNFSLSALFIYELGHKVRNTFLPMLNNNYSGALGGYVTDITVINKNIVNRWQQPGDEAFTNVPRAVYEYEADFNSASRDIYRYADINILDASNVRLSNISLAYQLPKNVVQKVNLYDIRFNLNAENVYTWAKSRDAKFMLNGFQSPSFVFGVNVNF